A region of Diceros bicornis minor isolate mBicDic1 chromosome 31, mDicBic1.mat.cur, whole genome shotgun sequence DNA encodes the following proteins:
- the CAPRIN1 gene encoding caprin-1: protein MPSATSHSGSGSRSSGPPPAGSSGSEAAAGAGATAPAAQHPASGTGAVQTEAMKQILGVIDKKLRNLEKKKGKLDDYQERMNKGERLNQDQLDAVSKYQEVTNNLEFAKELQRSFMALSQDIQKTIKKTARREQLMREEAEQKRLKTVLELQYVLDKLGDEEVRTDLKQGLSGVPILSEDELSLLDEFYKLADPERDMSLRLNEQYEHASIHLWDLLEGKEKSVCGTTYKALREIVERVFQSNYFDSAHNHQNGLCEEEEAASAPAVEDQAAEAEPEPAEEYAEQSEVESTEYVNRQFMAETQFSSGEKEQVDEWTVETVEVVNSLQQQPQAVSPSVPEPHSLTPVAQADPLVRRQRVQDLMAQMQGPYNFIQDSMLDFENQTLDPAIVSAQPMNPTQNMDMPQLVCPPVHAEARLAQPNQVPVQPEATQVPLVSSTSEGYTASQPLYQASHATEQRPQKEPIDQIQATISLNTDQTTASSSLPAASQPQVFQAGTSKPLHSSGINVNAAPFQSMQTVFNMNAPVPPVNEPETLKQQNQYQASYNQSFSSQPHQVEQTELQQEQLQTVVGTYHGSQDQPHQVTSNHQQPPQQNTGFPRSNQPYYNSRGVSRGGSRGARGLMNGYRGPANGFRGGYDGYRPSFSNTPNSGYTQSQFTAPRDYSGYQRDGYQQNFKRGSGQSGPRGAPRGRGGPPRPNRGMPQMNTQQVN, encoded by the exons gGCAAGCTTGATGATTACCAGGAACGAATGAACAAAGGGGAAAGGCTTAATCAAGATCAACTG GATGCCGTATCTAAGTACCAGGAAGTCACAAATAACTTGGAGTTTGCAAAAGAATTACAGAGGAGTTTCATGGCATTAAGTCAAGAT AttcagaaaacaataaagaagACAGCACGCCGGGAGCAGCTTATGCGAGAAGAAGCTGAACAGAAACGTTTAAAAACTGTCCTTGAGCTACAGTATGTTTTGGACAAATTGGGAGATGAAGAAGTGCGAACTGACCTGAAACAAGGCTTGAGTGGAGTGCCAATATTGTCTGAAGATGAGCTGTCGTTGTTGGATGAATTCTACAAATTAGCAGACCCTGAGCGGGACATGAGCTTGAG GTTGAATGAGCAGTATGAACATGCCTCCATTCACCTATGGGACTTgctggaagggaaggaaaaatctGTATGTGGAACAACCT ATAAAGCTCTAAGGGAAATTGTTGAGCGTGTTTTCCAGTCAAACTACTTTGACAGCGCCCACAATCACCAGAATGGGCTTTGTGAGGAAGAAGAGGCGGCCTCCGCACCTGCCGTTGAAGACCAGGCGGCTGAAGCTG aACCTGAGCCAGCAGAAGAATACGCTGAACAAAGTGAAGTTGAATCAACAGAG TATGTAAATAGACAATTTATGGCAGAAACACAGTTCAGCAGTGGTGAAAAGGAGCAGGTAGATGAGTGGACAGTCGAAACAGTCGAG GTGGTAAATTCACTCCAGCAGCAACCTCAGGCTGTGTCTCCTTCAGTACCAGAGCCCCACTCTTTGACTCCGGTGGCTCAGGCAGATCCCCTTGTGAGAAGACAGCGAGTACAGGACCTTATGGCGCAAATGCAGGGGCCCTATAATTTCATACAG GATTCAATGCTGGATTTTGAAAACCAGACACTTGATCCTGCCATTGTATCTGCACAGCCTATGAATCCAACACAGAACATGGACATGCCCCAGCTGGTTTGCCCTCCAG TTCATGCTGAAGCTAGACTTGCTCAACCTAATCAAGTTCCTGTACAACCAGAAGCTACGCAG GTTCCTTTGGTTTCATCCACAAGTGAGGGGTATACCGCATCTCAGCCCTTGTACCAGGCTTCTCATGCTACAGAGCAACGACCACAAAAGGAACCAATTGACCAGATTCAG GCAACAATCTCTTTAAATACAGACCAGACTACAGCATCATCATCCCTTCCTGCTGCTTCTCAGCCGCAGGTATTCCAGGCTGGGACAAGCAAACCTTTACATAGCAGTGGAATCAACGTAAATGCAGCTCCATTCCAGTCCATGCAAACG GTGTTCAATATGAATGCCCCAGTTCCTCCTGTTAATGAACCAGAAACTTTAAAACAGCAAAATCAGTACCAGGCTAGTTATAACCAGAGCTTTTCCAGTCAGCCTCACCAAGTAGAACAAACAGAGCTTCAGCAAGAACAGCTTCAGACAG tggTTGGCACTTACCATGGTTCCCAGGACCAGCCCCATCAAGTGACCAGTAACCACCAGCAGCCTCCTCAGCAGAACACTGGATTTCCACGTAGCAATCAGCCCTATTACAACAGTCGTGGTGTGTCTCGTGGCGGCTCCCGTGGTGCTAGAGGCTTGATGAATGGATACAGGGGCCCTGCCAATGGAttcagag GAGGATATGATGGTTACCGCCCTTCATTCTCTAACACTCCAAATAGTGGTTATACCCAGTCTCAGTTCACTGCTCCCCGGGACTACTCTGGCTATCAGCGG GATGGATATCAGCAGAATTTCAAGCGAGGCTCTGGGCAGAGTGGACCACGGGGAGCCCCACGAG GTCGTGGAGGGCCCCCAAGACCCAACAGAGGGATGCCGCAAATGAACACTCAGCAAGTGAATTAA